One genomic region from Corvus hawaiiensis isolate bCorHaw1 chromosome 28, bCorHaw1.pri.cur, whole genome shotgun sequence encodes:
- the LOC125317655 gene encoding C2 calcium-dependent domain-containing protein 4B-like, giving the protein MSLWRGTLCPPALQARSSSDIFFHVVTPDRIPQFIIPSLDIHKKQRCSGKGAGQLEGTGQLEGTGQLEGTAWRNSWDPAGHDEHGSSSPCFNSSRSNPDPTAWAALSLPHLPKVTTPYGFVTLGRSPQVTSEEAFFHSGSGHPRGPAAGTCPRWQEEPGCCRHPGIPGAEGDSGMGGSRRGHKQPSPRASGHKDDGNSATPAGLPVSRCARDIRVTAALEGQEAEKRDRRLLGEGCPRSGSSLELPAAAARKNLLQRILRRHLVHPRQLKPGHFTLH; this is encoded by the coding sequence ATGTCCCTCTGGCGGGGCACGCTCTGTCCCCCCGCGCTCCAGGCCAGGAGCTCCAGCGACATCTTCTTCCACGTGGTGACCCCCGACCGCATCCCGCAGTTCATTATCCCGTCCCTGGACATCCACAAGAAGCAGAGATGCTCAGGCAAGGGGGCGGGACAgctggaggggacagggcagctGGAAGGGACAGGGCAGCTGGAGGGGACGGCTTGGAGGAACAGCTGGGACCCAGCGGGGCACGATGAGCACGGCTCTAGCTCACCCTGCTTTAACTCATCCCGCTCCAACCCAGACCCCACCGCTTgggcagctctgtccctgccccaccTCCCCAAGGTCACCACCCCGTACGGCTTTGTCACCCTGGGGCGGAGCCCGCAGGTCACCAGTGAGGAGGCGTTTTTTCACTCGGGCTCAGGCCACCCTCGGGGTCCCGCTGCCGGGACATGTCCCCGCTGGCAGGAGGAGCCGGGGTGCTGCAGACATCCCGGGATTCCTGGTGCTGAGGGAGACTCCGGGATGGGAGGCAGCCGGAGGGGCCACAAGCAGCCGAGTCCCCGTGCCAGCGGTCACAAGGATGACGGAAACAGCGCGACCCCAGCAGGGCTTCCCGTGTCCAGATGTGCCAGAGACATCCGAGTAACAGCGGCTCTGGAAGGCcaagaggcagagaagagggACAGGAGGCTCCTGGGCGAGGGCTGTCCGAGGAGCGgctccagcctggagctccCCGCGGCCGCAGCCAGGAAGAACTTGCTGCAGAGGATCCTCAGGAGGCACCTTGTCCACCCGCGGCAGCTCAAGCCGGGGCATTTCACTCTCCACTGA
- the LOC125317837 gene encoding uncharacterized protein LOC125317837, whose product MRPPTSSDSFSSRFLGQVLQLSFVKYPLKLLQKASACTGLVFPVEAIRSKLRPPSQSPTRPGLLARKRRGKLLRLLLSVTPTSIQNFLGYLPTDWDQSNMSKEIREALISPASKASKRKRDDVALEKQESCLVVLERDFPEDDSEDRTYEPSEVELDSDEYQSQNDTDLEEQGGIAMLEPSAVQGSVLPPEPGAEDPAVASSGEDAPDVASGDAWKPGAAGSSEDDSEQ is encoded by the exons atGAGGCCACCCACCAGCAGTGATTCCTTCTCCAGCAGGTTCCTGGGCCAGGTCCTTCAGCTCAGCTTTGTCAAGTACCCG ctgaagctccTTCAGAAAGCGTCCGCCTGTACTGGATTGGTGTTCCCTGTTGAGGCCATCAGGAGCAAACTCCGgcccccatcccagtcccccaCCAGGCCTGGACTCCTGGCCAGGAAGCGCCGGGGGAAACTCTTGCGCCTCCTGCTCTCCGTGACTCCCACCAGCATCCAGAACTTCCTGGGCTACCTCCCCACGGACTGGGACCAGAGCAACATGTCCAAGG AGATCCGGGAGGCTCTGATCAGCCCAgccagcaaagccagcaagagGAAGAGGGATGATGTGGCTCTGGAGAAGCAGGAGTCCTGCTTGGTGGTGCTGGAAAGGGATTTTCCAGAGGATGACTCTGAAGACCGCACGTATGAG ccctcGGAGGTGGAGTTGGACAGTGATGAGTACCAGTCCCAAAACGACACCGACCTGGAGGAGCAGGGTGGGATCGCCATGCTGGAGCCCTCGGCTGTCCAG GGCTCCGTGCTGCCTCCAGAGCCGGGAGCAGAGGATCCAGCTGTGGCCAGCAGTGGGGAAGATGCTCCAGATGTGGCCAGTGGTGATGCCTGGAAGCCAGGAGCCGCTGGGAGCAGTGAGGATGACAGCgagcagtga